In Streptomyces sp. NBC_00704, a genomic segment contains:
- the atpB gene encoding F0F1 ATP synthase subunit A, which produces MSADPTQVLAFETDCHIFDGCGFPSPGLHSFLFEPIWGDGDSNVYFNKTMLLALLGSIIIVGFFWAAFRKPQVVPGKLQMVAEAGYDFIRRGVVYETIGKKEGEKYVPLVVSLFFFVWMMNLWSIVPIAQFPVTSIISYPLVLALIVYVLWVSLTFKRHGFVGFFKNVTGYDKSLGPVLPLAMLIEFFSNILIRPFTHAVRLFANMFAGHTLLLLFTIASWYLLNGIGIAYAGVSFVMTVVMTAFELFIQALQAYVFVLLTCTYIQGALAEHH; this is translated from the coding sequence GTGAGTGCTGACCCGACGCAGGTGCTCGCCTTCGAGACCGATTGCCACATCTTCGACGGCTGTGGCTTCCCCTCTCCCGGCCTGCACTCGTTCCTGTTCGAGCCCATCTGGGGCGACGGGGACAGCAACGTGTACTTCAACAAGACGATGCTGCTGGCGCTGCTCGGCTCGATCATCATCGTCGGCTTTTTCTGGGCCGCGTTCCGTAAGCCGCAGGTCGTCCCGGGCAAGCTGCAGATGGTCGCCGAAGCCGGCTACGACTTCATCCGGCGCGGAGTCGTCTACGAGACCATCGGCAAGAAGGAAGGCGAGAAGTACGTACCGCTCGTCGTCTCGCTCTTCTTCTTCGTCTGGATGATGAACCTCTGGTCGATCGTTCCGATCGCCCAGTTCCCGGTCACGTCGATCATCTCGTACCCCCTGGTACTGGCCCTGATCGTCTATGTCCTGTGGGTCTCGCTGACCTTCAAGAGGCACGGCTTCGTCGGCTTCTTCAAGAACGTGACGGGCTACGACAAGTCGCTCGGCCCGGTGCTCCCGCTGGCCATGCTGATCGAGTTCTTCTCGAACATCCTGATCCGGCCGTTCACGCACGCCGTGCGACTCTTCGCCAACATGTTCGCCGGGCACACGCTGCTGCTGCTCTTCACGATCGCCAGCTGGTACCTGCTGAACGGCATCGGGATCGCCTACGCGGGTGTCTCGTTCGTGATGACCGTCGTGATGACCGCCTTCGAGCTGTTCATCCAGGCCTTGCAGGCTTACGTGTTCGTCCTGCTGACCTGCACCTACATCCAGGGCGCGCTCGCCGAGCACCACTGA
- a CDS encoding arsenate reductase/protein-tyrosine-phosphatase family protein, whose amino-acid sequence MTAPDAGRGIGIGERAAEQTTTFGFPRDTFRILHVSTGNVCRSPITERLTRHFVSQRLGVLGGGLIVESAGTWGHEGAPMEANAETVLADFGADASGFTGRELLDEHVIMADLVLTATRDHRAQVISMGHSAGLRTFTLKEFTRLVNAIDPATLPSLDEGVVMRARALVRAAAALRGWLLAPTLEADEVYDPYGAPLPFFRSIGDEIHQALDPVVTALTGVPART is encoded by the coding sequence TTGACAGCCCCTGACGCGGGGCGTGGCATAGGCATCGGGGAACGTGCCGCGGAACAGACGACGACGTTCGGGTTTCCGCGCGACACCTTCCGCATCCTCCACGTCAGCACCGGCAACGTCTGCCGCTCGCCCATCACCGAGCGGCTGACCCGGCATTTCGTGTCGCAGCGGCTCGGGGTGCTGGGCGGCGGGCTGATCGTGGAGAGCGCGGGCACCTGGGGCCACGAGGGCGCGCCGATGGAGGCCAACGCGGAGACCGTGCTGGCCGACTTCGGCGCGGACGCCTCCGGCTTCACCGGGCGCGAGCTGCTCGACGAGCACGTCATCATGGCCGACCTGGTCCTGACGGCGACCCGTGACCACCGCGCCCAGGTCATCTCCATGGGGCACTCGGCGGGCCTGCGCACCTTCACGCTGAAGGAGTTCACCCGGCTGGTGAACGCGATCGACCCGGCCACCCTGCCGTCCCTGGACGAGGGCGTGGTGATGCGCGCACGGGCCCTGGTCCGCGCGGCGGCGGCTCTACGCGGGTGGCTCCTCGCCCCGACCCTGGAGGCCGACGAGGTCTACGACCCCTACGGGGCGCCCCTGCCGTTCTTCCGCTCGATCGGCGACGAGATACACCAGGCGCTGGACCCGGTCGTCACCGCTCTGACAGGCGTCCCCGCCCGCACCTGA
- the prfA gene encoding peptide chain release factor 1 produces the protein MFEAVEELLGEHADLEKKLADPSVHSDQANARKLNKRYAELTPIVGTYRSWKQTGEDVETARELGADDPDFAAEVKELEKQREELTEKLRLLLVPRDPSDDKDVILEIKAGAGGDESALFAGDLLRMYLRYAERVGWKTEIIDATESELGGYKDVQVAVKTKGGQGATEPGQGVWARLKYEGGVHRVQRVPATESQGRIHTSAAGVLVTPEAEEVDVEINAGDLRIDVYRSSGPGGQSVNTTDSAVRITHLPTGVVASCQNEKSQLQNKEQAMRILRSRLLAAAQEEAEREAADARRSQVRTVDRSEKIRTYNYPENRISDHRVGFKSYNLDQVLDGDLDAVIQACVDADSAAKLAAA, from the coding sequence ATGTTCGAGGCCGTCGAGGAGTTGCTCGGAGAGCACGCCGACCTGGAGAAGAAGCTCGCCGACCCGTCGGTCCACTCCGACCAGGCCAACGCGCGCAAGCTGAACAAGCGCTACGCCGAGCTCACCCCCATCGTCGGCACGTACCGCTCGTGGAAGCAGACCGGCGAGGACGTCGAGACCGCGCGCGAACTCGGCGCCGACGACCCCGACTTCGCGGCCGAGGTCAAGGAGCTGGAGAAGCAGCGCGAGGAGCTGACCGAGAAGCTGCGCCTGCTGCTCGTGCCCCGGGACCCGTCCGACGACAAGGACGTCATCCTGGAGATCAAGGCCGGCGCGGGCGGCGACGAGTCGGCCCTGTTCGCCGGCGACCTGCTGCGCATGTACCTGCGCTACGCCGAGCGCGTCGGCTGGAAGACCGAGATCATCGACGCCACCGAGTCCGAGCTGGGCGGCTACAAGGACGTCCAGGTCGCCGTGAAGACCAAGGGCGGCCAGGGCGCCACCGAGCCCGGCCAGGGCGTGTGGGCGCGCCTGAAGTACGAGGGCGGCGTGCACCGGGTGCAGCGCGTGCCCGCGACCGAGTCCCAGGGCCGGATCCACACCTCCGCCGCCGGCGTCCTCGTGACGCCCGAGGCCGAGGAGGTCGACGTCGAGATCAACGCGGGCGACCTGCGCATCGACGTCTACCGCTCCTCCGGCCCCGGCGGTCAGTCCGTCAACACCACCGACTCCGCCGTGCGCATCACGCACCTTCCCACCGGGGTCGTCGCCTCCTGCCAGAACGAGAAGAGCCAGCTGCAGAACAAGGAGCAGGCGATGCGTATCCTGCGCTCCAGGCTGCTCGCCGCGGCGCAGGAGGAAGCCGAGCGGGAGGCCGCCGACGCCCGCCGCAGCCAGGTCCGCACCGTCGACCGCTCCGAGAAGATCCGCACGTACAACTACCCGGAGAACCGCATCTCGGACCACCGGGTCGGCTTCAAGTCGTACAACCTGGACCAGGTCCTGGACGGCGACCTCGACGCGGTCATCCAGGCGTGCGTCGACGCGGACTCGGCCGCCAAGCTCGCCGCCGCGTAG
- the atpE gene encoding ATP synthase F0 subunit C, protein MSQTLAAVEGSLGSIGYGLAAIGPGVGVGIIFGNGTQALARQPEAAGLIRANQILGFAFCEALALIGLVMPFVYGY, encoded by the coding sequence ATGTCCCAGACCCTTGCTGCTGTCGAAGGCTCCCTCGGCTCCATCGGTTACGGCCTCGCCGCGATCGGCCCCGGCGTCGGCGTCGGCATCATCTTCGGTAACGGCACCCAGGCCCTCGCGCGTCAGCCCGAAGCGGCCGGCCTGATCCGCGCCAACCAGATCCTGGGCTTCGCGTTCTGTGAGGCGCTGGCCCTGATCGGTCTGGTCATGCCGTTCGTCTACGGCTACTGA
- a CDS encoding L-threonylcarbamoyladenylate synthase — MARRYDTNDATDRVTGLREAASAVRRGELVVLPTDTVYGIGADAFSSEAVTDLLTAKGRGRDMPTPVLIGSPNTLHGLVTDFSELAWELVDAFWPGALTLVARHQPSLQWDLGDTRGTVAVRMPLHPVAIELLTEVGPMAVSSANLTGHPAPENCDHAQDMLGDSVSVYLDGGPTPGNVPSSIVDVSREVPLLLRAGAISADELRKVVPDLEVAN, encoded by the coding sequence ATGGCACGGCGATACGACACCAACGACGCCACCGACCGTGTGACCGGTCTGCGCGAGGCCGCGTCCGCCGTCCGCCGTGGCGAACTCGTGGTCCTCCCGACGGACACGGTGTACGGCATCGGCGCCGACGCGTTCTCCTCGGAGGCCGTCACCGACCTGCTGACGGCCAAGGGCCGGGGCCGCGACATGCCCACCCCCGTCCTCATCGGCTCCCCGAACACGCTGCACGGCCTGGTCACCGACTTCTCCGAGCTGGCCTGGGAACTGGTCGACGCGTTCTGGCCGGGCGCGCTGACGCTCGTGGCCAGGCACCAGCCGTCCCTTCAGTGGGACCTGGGCGACACCCGCGGCACCGTCGCCGTCCGCATGCCGCTGCACCCGGTCGCCATCGAGCTGCTCACCGAGGTCGGCCCGATGGCGGTCTCCTCGGCCAACCTGACGGGCCACCCGGCCCCGGAGAACTGCGACCACGCCCAGGACATGCTCGGCGACTCCGTCTCCGTCTACCTCGACGGCGGCCCGACCCCCGGCAACGTGCCCTCCTCGATCGTCGACGTCAGCCGGGAGGTGCCGCTGCTGCTGCGGGCGGGCGCGATCTCCGCGGACGAGCTGCGCAAGGTCGTACCCGACCTCGAGGTGGCGAATTGA
- the rpmE gene encoding 50S ribosomal protein L31 yields the protein MKRDIHPEYVETQVSCTCGASFTTRSTIESGNIRADVCSECHPFYTGKQKILDTGGRVARFEARFGKAAAGSTK from the coding sequence TTGAAGCGCGACATTCACCCCGAGTACGTCGAGACGCAGGTCAGCTGCACCTGTGGCGCGTCGTTCACCACCCGCAGCACGATCGAGAGCGGCAACATCCGCGCCGACGTCTGCTCCGAGTGCCACCCGTTCTACACGGGCAAGCAGAAGATCCTCGACACCGGTGGCCGTGTGGCCCGCTTCGAGGCCCGCTTCGGCAAGGCCGCCGCCGGCTCCACGAAGTAG
- a CDS encoding LCP family protein — translation MSAESTPEPGIPGEAGTTSGADGSKGPRHRKQRGRRKALLIGAWTAAGIVVLGGTGLGYLYFKLNGNIKSVDIDQALGTDRPTKADNGSENILVLGSDTRSGANKKLGGGADDGSARSDTAMIIHVYQGHKRASVVSVPRDTLIDRPACTDAKGVEHDAAHGVMFNSAYSTGGAACAVKTVESISGVRMDHYLEVDFSGFEKLIDELGGVPVTTTKPIKDPDSHLDLKAGTHTLDGEQALGLVRTRHGVGDGSDLGRIQLQQAFIKALVDQVGHVGLFTGGTKLYHLADTATKAVTTDSHLGSLNSLMSFTNGLKGISAKNMNMVTMPVLYDPSDPNRVVVSKAKAEQVWTALKNDRPIPKSAVTGNATGEAAGVVSSS, via the coding sequence ATGTCCGCCGAGAGCACGCCGGAGCCCGGCATACCGGGTGAGGCCGGCACGACGAGCGGGGCCGACGGCAGCAAGGGCCCGCGCCACCGCAAGCAGCGGGGCAGGCGCAAGGCACTGCTGATCGGCGCCTGGACCGCCGCGGGCATCGTGGTGCTGGGCGGCACCGGACTGGGCTACCTCTACTTCAAGCTCAACGGCAACATCAAGAGCGTCGACATCGACCAGGCACTGGGCACCGACCGGCCCACCAAGGCCGACAACGGCTCCGAGAACATCCTCGTCCTCGGCTCGGACACCCGCTCCGGCGCCAACAAGAAGCTGGGCGGCGGCGCCGACGACGGCAGCGCCCGTTCCGACACGGCGATGATCATCCATGTGTACCAGGGGCACAAGAGGGCGAGTGTCGTCTCCGTTCCGCGCGACACCCTCATCGACCGCCCCGCCTGCACGGACGCCAAGGGCGTCGAGCACGATGCCGCGCACGGCGTGATGTTCAACTCGGCGTACTCCACGGGCGGCGCCGCCTGCGCCGTGAAGACGGTCGAGTCGATCAGCGGCGTCCGCATGGACCACTACCTCGAGGTCGACTTCTCCGGCTTCGAGAAGCTCATCGACGAGCTCGGCGGCGTCCCCGTCACCACCACCAAGCCCATCAAGGACCCCGACAGCCACCTGGACCTCAAGGCCGGCACGCACACCCTCGACGGCGAACAGGCCCTCGGCCTGGTCCGCACCCGGCACGGCGTCGGCGACGGCTCCGACCTCGGACGCATCCAGCTCCAGCAGGCGTTCATCAAGGCCCTGGTCGACCAGGTCGGGCACGTCGGCCTCTTCACCGGCGGCACGAAGCTGTACCACCTCGCCGACACCGCCACCAAGGCCGTCACGACCGACTCCCACCTCGGCTCGCTGAACTCCCTGATGTCCTTCACCAACGGCCTCAAGGGCATCAGCGCGAAGAACATGAACATGGTCACGATGCCGGTCCTGTACGACCCGTCCGACCCCAACCGGGTCGTCGTCTCGAAGGCGAAGGCCGAGCAGGTCTGGACGGCCCTGAAGAACGACCGGCCCATCCCGAAGTCGGCCGTCACCGGCAACGCCACGGGCGAGGCCGCCGGGGTCGTGTCCTCGTCGTGA
- a CDS encoding MraY family glycosyltransferase, protein MREYLLTLCITAAVTYLLTGPVRKFAIVAGAMPEIRARDVHREPTPRLGGIAMFFGLCAGLLVADHLTNLNEVFEKSNEPRALLSGAALIWLIGVLDDKFEIDALIKLGGQMIAAGVMVMQGLTILWLPIPLVGTVALTQWQGTLLTVALVVITINAVNFVDGLDGLAAGMVCIAAAAFFMYAYRIWYSYGIEAAAPATLFAAILMGMCLGFLPHNMHPARIFMGDSGSMLIGLVLAAGAISITGQVDPDVMKLFSGSERNAVHQMVPVYIPLVMPLTIIAIPAADLVLAIVRRTWRGQSPFAADRGHLHHRLLEIGHSHSRAVLIMYFWSALIAFGALAYSVNSASMWIVLGVVALSAVGLGLLLLPRFTPRAPRWAEAFLPPRYRRRRAEARSGAMAPAADGPVADGPVAGGAAPAERTPQRVPAREPGPHRKMNGSTALSERTGRVRTQERERA, encoded by the coding sequence GTGCGTGAATACCTGCTGACGCTCTGCATCACGGCCGCGGTGACGTATCTGCTGACCGGGCCGGTACGGAAGTTCGCGATCGTGGCCGGAGCGATGCCGGAGATCAGGGCCCGTGACGTGCACCGGGAACCCACTCCGCGGCTCGGCGGTATCGCCATGTTCTTCGGTCTGTGCGCCGGCCTGCTGGTCGCCGACCACCTGACCAACCTGAACGAGGTCTTCGAGAAGTCGAACGAGCCGCGCGCCCTGCTCTCCGGCGCGGCGCTGATCTGGCTGATCGGCGTCCTGGACGACAAGTTCGAGATCGACGCGCTGATCAAGCTGGGCGGCCAGATGATCGCCGCCGGCGTCATGGTCATGCAGGGTCTGACGATCCTGTGGCTGCCCATCCCGCTCGTCGGCACGGTCGCGCTGACCCAGTGGCAGGGCACGCTGCTGACGGTGGCACTGGTCGTCATCACCATCAACGCGGTGAACTTCGTGGACGGCCTCGACGGGCTCGCCGCCGGCATGGTGTGCATCGCGGCGGCCGCGTTCTTCATGTACGCCTACCGCATCTGGTACTCGTACGGCATCGAGGCCGCGGCCCCGGCGACGCTGTTCGCGGCGATCCTGATGGGCATGTGCCTGGGCTTCCTGCCGCACAACATGCATCCCGCGCGGATCTTCATGGGCGACTCGGGCTCGATGCTGATCGGGCTGGTGCTGGCGGCGGGCGCGATCTCCATCACGGGCCAGGTCGACCCCGACGTCATGAAGCTGTTCTCCGGGTCCGAGCGCAACGCCGTCCACCAGATGGTGCCGGTCTACATCCCGCTGGTGATGCCGCTGACGATCATCGCGATCCCGGCCGCCGACCTCGTCCTGGCGATCGTGCGCCGCACCTGGCGCGGCCAGTCGCCGTTCGCGGCGGACCGCGGCCACCTGCACCACCGGCTGCTGGAGATCGGCCACTCGCACAGCCGCGCGGTGCTGATCATGTACTTCTGGTCGGCGCTGATCGCGTTCGGCGCGCTGGCCTACTCGGTCAACTCGGCCTCCATGTGGATCGTCCTCGGCGTCGTGGCGCTCAGCGCGGTCGGCCTGGGGCTGCTCCTGCTGCCGCGCTTCACCCCCCGCGCACCGCGCTGGGCCGAGGCGTTCCTCCCGCCCCGTTACCGGCGGCGGCGGGCGGAGGCGCGCAGCGGGGCGATGGCGCCGGCCGCCGACGGTCCGGTCGCCGACGGTCCGGTCGCCGGGGGAGCGGCCCCGGCCGAGCGCACGCCGCAGCGGGTCCCGGCCCGCGAGCCGGGCCCCCACCGCAAGATGAACGGCAGCACCGCCCTGTCGGAGCGGACGGGCCGCGTGCGGACCCAGGAGCGCGAGCGCGCGTAG
- a CDS encoding trypsin-like serine protease, which yields MGTPTSGGDRKRHRRRLRIGLPIAAAAVAATVAGALLTSSAQAAETPPKPKVTAPSAQELQKRLEIALAGDDVAGQTSKKSLTSGRRATVDPKIIGGTTTTITKAPWMAQLWYGDDRGTTNTSDDIGFFCGGTVVSPTKIVTAAHCVKGYDWFNHGTIITGTSQLATDTDLHGGTRSSVRRQWNHWSYNASTIDNDIAVLTLDEPVSAKPLPMIPAGNTGSYTAGTAATVFGWGRTTSANDEISDDLKTATLPVQSDATCAGYYGADFVKSHMVCAGNPATGSDTGTTSACNGDSGGPLVVGGRLVGVVSWGVTDCVKSGAYSVFSKVTTYFGAVYPRVDDTNLSLDHNADLFARNSSTQTAYEFDSKGTSLAPRSSWGTWSGYNLILQADLDRDGFQDLILRRSSDGDVFWEHFVPASGTWATQLIGDNWKSRLSIVAPGDVTGDFLPDLVSVDSAGNLWINPGRGNGGIGASVKAATGWNNYNVVRGHGDFNGDGRADLIARNKTSGAVYLFRGRGVSGTSAFAPGLKVATWSNTTYNAFATVGDVNGDGKADLLARTPAGTLYLYRGNGSTGSVIFSAGISLGTSFKQYDLFG from the coding sequence GTGGGTACACCCACGTCCGGGGGCGACCGCAAGCGTCACAGACGGCGGCTGCGCATCGGCCTGCCGATCGCCGCGGCCGCGGTGGCCGCCACCGTGGCCGGCGCGTTGCTGACCTCGTCGGCGCAGGCGGCCGAGACGCCGCCGAAGCCCAAGGTCACCGCGCCGTCGGCGCAGGAGCTGCAGAAGCGGCTCGAGATCGCCCTCGCGGGCGACGACGTCGCCGGGCAGACGTCCAAGAAGTCGCTCACCTCCGGCCGTCGCGCCACGGTCGACCCGAAGATCATCGGCGGTACGACCACCACGATCACCAAGGCGCCCTGGATGGCGCAGCTGTGGTACGGCGACGACCGGGGCACGACGAACACCAGCGACGACATCGGCTTCTTCTGCGGCGGCACGGTCGTGTCCCCGACGAAGATCGTCACCGCGGCGCACTGCGTCAAGGGCTACGACTGGTTCAACCACGGCACCATCATCACCGGCACCTCGCAGCTCGCGACGGACACCGACCTGCACGGCGGCACCAGGAGCAGCGTCCGGCGGCAGTGGAACCACTGGTCGTACAACGCGTCGACGATCGACAACGACATCGCCGTGCTGACCCTGGACGAGCCGGTCTCCGCGAAGCCGCTCCCGATGATCCCGGCCGGCAACACCGGGTCGTACACGGCCGGCACCGCCGCGACGGTCTTCGGCTGGGGGCGCACCACCTCCGCCAACGACGAGATCTCCGACGACCTGAAGACGGCCACGCTGCCGGTCCAGTCGGACGCCACCTGCGCGGGCTACTACGGCGCCGACTTCGTCAAGAGCCACATGGTGTGCGCGGGCAACCCCGCCACCGGCAGCGACACCGGCACCACGTCCGCCTGCAACGGCGACTCCGGCGGCCCGCTGGTCGTCGGCGGACGGCTCGTGGGCGTCGTCTCCTGGGGTGTGACCGACTGCGTCAAGAGCGGCGCGTACAGCGTCTTCAGCAAGGTCACGACGTACTTCGGCGCCGTCTACCCGCGGGTCGACGACACCAACCTCAGCCTGGACCACAACGCCGATCTCTTCGCGCGCAACTCCAGCACCCAGACGGCCTACGAGTTCGATTCCAAGGGCACCTCGCTGGCCCCCCGGTCCTCCTGGGGCACCTGGAGCGGCTACAACCTCATCCTCCAGGCCGACCTGGACCGCGACGGCTTCCAGGACCTGATCCTGCGCCGCTCCTCCGACGGGGACGTGTTCTGGGAGCACTTCGTGCCCGCCTCCGGGACGTGGGCCACCCAGCTCATCGGCGACAACTGGAAGAGCCGCCTGTCGATCGTCGCCCCCGGCGACGTCACCGGCGACTTCCTGCCCGACCTCGTGTCCGTGGACTCCGCGGGCAACCTGTGGATCAACCCGGGCAGGGGCAACGGCGGCATCGGCGCCTCGGTCAAGGCCGCCACGGGCTGGAACAACTACAACGTCGTGCGCGGTCACGGCGACTTCAACGGCGACGGCCGGGCCGACCTGATCGCCCGCAACAAGACCAGCGGCGCCGTGTACCTGTTCCGCGGCCGCGGCGTGAGCGGGACGAGCGCCTTCGCGCCCGGACTCAAGGTCGCCACCTGGAGCAACACCACGTACAACGCGTTCGCCACCGTCGGCGACGTCAACGGCGACGGCAAGGCGGACCTGCTGGCCCGCACCCCCGCCGGCACGCTCTACCTGTACCGCGGCAACGGAAGCACGGGCAGTGTGATCTTTTCCGCAGGGATCTCGCTGGGCACGAGCTTCAAGCAGTACGACCTCTTCGGCTGA
- the glyA gene encoding serine hydroxymethyltransferase, with product MSVTHVPEVDVVRRQDPEMADVLLGERERQASTLQLVAAENFTSPAVLAALGSQLANKYAEGYPGARHHGGCEIVDVAERIAVDRAKALFGAEHANVQAHSGSSAVLAAYAALLRPGDTVLALGLPHGGHLTHGSPVNFSGRWFDFVPYGVDAETGLIDHEQVRALARGHRPKAIVCGSIAYPRHIDYAFFREVADEVGAHLIADAAHPIGLVAGGAAPSPVPYADVVCATTHKVLRGPRGGMILCGGDLAERVDRAVFPFTQGGAQMHTVAAKAVAFGEAATPAFGVYAHQVVANARVLAAALESEGLAVTTGGTDTHLITADPAPLGVDGRTARGLLAAAGMVLDCCALPHAHDRGLRLGTAALTTQGMGEREMAGIGALLGAVLRRETESRKAREEVRGLALAFPPYPG from the coding sequence ATGTCGGTCACCCATGTCCCCGAGGTCGACGTCGTACGCCGGCAGGACCCCGAGATGGCCGACGTCCTGCTCGGGGAGCGCGAGCGGCAGGCGTCGACGCTCCAGCTGGTCGCCGCCGAGAACTTCACCTCCCCCGCCGTGCTGGCCGCACTCGGCTCGCAGCTCGCCAACAAGTACGCGGAGGGCTATCCGGGCGCCCGTCACCACGGCGGCTGCGAGATCGTCGACGTCGCCGAACGCATCGCCGTCGACCGCGCCAAGGCCCTCTTCGGGGCCGAGCACGCCAACGTCCAGGCCCACTCCGGCTCCTCGGCCGTGCTGGCCGCCTACGCGGCGCTGCTGCGGCCCGGCGACACCGTCCTCGCGCTCGGGCTGCCCCACGGCGGACACCTCACCCACGGCTCGCCCGTCAACTTCTCCGGCCGCTGGTTCGACTTCGTCCCCTACGGGGTGGACGCCGAGACCGGCCTCATCGACCACGAGCAGGTCCGGGCGCTGGCCCGGGGACACCGGCCCAAGGCGATCGTGTGCGGGTCCATCGCCTACCCCCGCCACATCGACTACGCCTTCTTCCGCGAGGTGGCCGACGAGGTCGGCGCCCACCTCATCGCCGACGCCGCGCACCCCATCGGCCTGGTCGCCGGGGGAGCGGCGCCCAGCCCGGTGCCGTACGCCGACGTCGTGTGCGCCACGACGCACAAGGTGCTGCGCGGTCCCCGCGGCGGGATGATCCTGTGCGGCGGCGACCTGGCCGAGCGGGTCGACCGGGCGGTGTTCCCGTTCACGCAGGGCGGTGCGCAGATGCACACCGTCGCCGCGAAGGCGGTCGCGTTCGGCGAGGCGGCGACACCGGCGTTCGGCGTGTACGCCCATCAGGTGGTCGCCAACGCGCGGGTTCTCGCCGCCGCTCTGGAGAGTGAAGGGCTGGCCGTCACGACCGGCGGGACCGACACCCACCTCATCACCGCCGACCCGGCCCCCCTCGGCGTGGACGGCCGCACGGCGCGCGGGCTGCTCGCCGCCGCCGGGATGGTCCTGGACTGCTGCGCCCTGCCGCACGCGCACGACCGCGGACTGCGCCTGGGCACCGCCGCGCTGACCACCCAGGGCATGGGGGAACGGGAGATGGCGGGGATCGGAGCGCTGCTGGGGGCGGTGCTGAGGAGGGAGACCGAGAGCAGGAAGGCCCGCGAGGAGGTGCGCGGGCTGGCCCTGGCGTTTCCGCCGTACCCGGGCTGA
- the prmC gene encoding peptide chain release factor N(5)-glutamine methyltransferase: MLLAEVAQATQRLADAGVPSPRNDAEELAAFVHGVKRGQLHSVPDSDFDARYWEVIARREQREPLQHITGRAFFRYLELQVGPGVFVPRPETESVVGWAIDAVRAMDVVEPRIVDLCTGSGAIALALAQEVPRSRVHAVELSEDALRWTRKNMEGSRVDLRQGDALDAFRDLDGQVDLVVSNPPYIPLTEWEYVAPEARDYDPELALFSGEDGLDLIRGIERTAHRLLRPGGVVVIEHADTQGGQVPWIFTEERGWADAADHPDLNNRPRFATARRATP; the protein is encoded by the coding sequence CTGCTGCTCGCTGAGGTAGCTCAGGCCACCCAGCGGCTGGCCGACGCCGGCGTGCCCTCGCCGCGCAACGACGCGGAGGAGCTCGCCGCCTTCGTGCACGGGGTGAAGCGCGGTCAGCTCCACTCCGTGCCCGACTCCGACTTCGACGCCCGCTACTGGGAGGTCATCGCCCGGCGCGAGCAGCGCGAGCCGCTCCAGCACATCACCGGCCGGGCCTTCTTCCGGTACCTGGAGCTCCAGGTGGGCCCCGGGGTGTTCGTGCCGCGTCCCGAGACCGAGTCGGTCGTCGGCTGGGCCATAGACGCCGTGCGCGCCATGGACGTCGTGGAGCCCCGCATCGTCGACCTGTGCACCGGCAGCGGCGCCATCGCGCTCGCCCTCGCCCAGGAGGTGCCGCGCTCGCGCGTGCACGCCGTGGAGCTGTCCGAGGACGCCCTGCGGTGGACGCGCAAGAACATGGAGGGGTCCAGGGTCGACCTGCGCCAGGGGGACGCCCTGGACGCCTTCCGCGACCTCGACGGCCAGGTCGACCTGGTCGTCTCCAACCCGCCGTACATCCCGCTCACCGAGTGGGAGTACGTCGCCCCCGAGGCCCGCGACTACGACCCCGAACTCGCCCTGTTCTCCGGCGAGGACGGCCTCGACCTGATCCGCGGCATCGAGCGCACCGCGCACCGGCTGCTGCGCCCCGGCGGCGTCGTCGTCATCGAGCACGCCGACACCCAGGGCGGCCAGGTGCCGTGGATCTTCACCGAGGAGCGGGGCTGGGCCGACGCCGCCGACCACCCCGACCTCAACAACCGGCCGCGCTTCGCCACGGCCCGCAGGGCGACGCCGTGA